A stretch of the Nicotiana tabacum cultivar K326 chromosome 6, ASM71507v2, whole genome shotgun sequence genome encodes the following:
- the LOC107800404 gene encoding CRM-domain containing factor CFM3, chloroplastic/mitochondrial isoform X1 yields the protein MALSTAKFTELPPHLFSSFSTPSTRPAFSLFLKPFSSLRRTGGNTRTNNRDQRKPYRDSNSNSTPVKSKPNKSHSSTWLNKWPNTSPSVEHSSSNSRTFDSNTETKYFDENTSRVGTTAIERIVLRLRNLGLGSDDEDENEEEENSNLNSSSAVPSNGEEEKLGDLLKRDWVRPDMILGESDDDEGDDTLLPWERNVEEGEVVVEEQRGGKRRTVKAPTLAELTIEDEELRRLRRNGMTLRERVSVPKAGITGAVLEKIHDAWRKNELVRLKFHEVLAHDMRTGHEIVERRTGGLVIWRAGSVMVVYRGSNYEGPSLRSRSVNENGNALFVPDVSSDKSIAKDDKSSNPVIENRNQVHPHRVQSMTEEEAEFNRLLDGLGPRYEDWWGTGVIPVDADLLPQTIPGYKTPFRLLPTGMRSRLTNAEMTNLRKIAKSLPCHFALGRNRNHQGLAAAIIKLWEKSLVVKIAVKRGIQNTNNKLMAEELKKLTGGVLLLRNKYYIIFYRGKDFLPPTVAAALAERQEITKQIQDVEEKTRSGPAEPAPLATDAQAVAGTLAEFYEAQARWGREISDEEREKMLKEAARAKIARVVKRLEHKLELSQAKKLKAEKILAKIVDSWIPAGPSDDLETITEEERVMYRRVGLRMKSYLPLGIRGVFDGVIENMHLHWKHRELVKLISKEKELAFVEETARLLEYESGGILVAIDKVPKGYALIFYRGKNYRRPISLRPRNLLTKAKALKRRVALQRYEALSQHMTELETSIEQTKRQIGDVGNAGINNSNLEALIQFNHVSEFSQSEDEASSLESDGDEDEDPEWENDDDSEYSSLEDI from the exons ATGGCCTTATCGACGGCGAAATTCACAGAATTGCCACCACATTTGTTCTCCTCGTTTTCTACTCCTTCTACTCGACCTGCATTCTCTCTTTTCCTTAAACCCTTCTCATCTCTTCGCCGCACCGGCGgcaacaccagaaccaacaacaGGGATCAACGGAAACCCTACCGAGATTCAAATTCCAATTCTACCCCTGTGAAGTCCAAGCCAAACAAATCTCACTCTTCTACTTGGCTAAATAAATGGCCCAACACATCTCCTTCAGTAGAACATTCGTCGTCCAATTCTAGAACCTTCGATTCCAACACGGAAACTAAATACTTCGACGAGAACACTAGTAGAGTAGGGACCACCGCCATAGAGAGGATTGTACTCCGTTTGAGAAACTTAGGATTAGGCTCTGACGATGAAGAtgaaaatgaggaagaggaaaattcgaatttgaattctaGTTCGGCAGTGCCGAGTAATGGCGAAGAAGAGAAATTAGGGGATTTACTGAAGAGAGATTGGGTCCGACCGGATATGATATTGGGAGAGAGTGATGATGACGAGGGAGATGATACATTGTTGCCGTGGGAACGGAATGTAGAGGAGGGAGAGGTGGTGGTGGAGGAGCAGAGGGGAGGGAAGAGGAGGACAGTGAAGGCACCAACATTGGCTGAGCTAACAATTGAGGATGAGGAATTGAGGAGGCTGAGGAGGAATGGTATGACTTTGAGAGAAAGGGTGAGTGTACCTAAGGCTGGGATTACAGGAGCAGTGTTGGAGAAGATTCACGATGCGTGGAGGAAGAATGAGCTGGTTAGGCTCAAGTTTCATGAGGTTTTGGCTCATGATATGAGGACTGGCCACGAGATTGTTGAG CGTCGAACAGGAGGGCTTGTGATATggagggctgggagcgttatggtGGTGTATCGAGGAAGTAACTATGAGGGGCCTTCTTTGAGATCTCGATCCGTGAATGAGAACGGCAATGCTCTCTTTGTTCCTGATGTTTCCTCTGATAAATCTATTGCAAAAGACGACAAAAGCTCTAATCCAGTTATAGAGAATCGTAATCAAGTTCATCCTCATCGTGTCCAAAGCATGACTGAGGAGGAAGCAGAATTCAATAGGCTATTAGATGGTTTAGGCCCACGTTATGAGGATTGGTGGGGTACGGGGGTGATTCCTGTTGATGCCGATTTGCTCCCCCAGACAATTCCTGGCTATAAAACACCTTTCCGGCTTCTTCCTACTGGAATGAGATCACGCCTAACAAATGCAGAAATGACTAATTTACGGAAAATTGCTAAATCACTTCCTTGTCATTTTGCTCTCG GAAGAAACAGAAATCATCAAGGGCTGGCTGCTGCTATAATCAAGCTTTGGGAGAAAAGTTTAGTTGTTAAAATTGCAGTCAAACGTGGAATTCAGAATACAAACAACAAGCTGATGGCTGAGGAGTTAAAG AAATTAACAGGGGGAGTCCTACTTCTGAGAAACAAATATTACATTATCTTTTATCGAGGAAAAGATTTCCTCCCACCTACTGTTGCGGCTGCTTTAGCAGAAAGGCAAGAGATAACAAAACAGATCCAAGATGTTGAAGAGAAAACGCGGAGCGGGCCTGCTGAACCGGCACCGTTGGCCACAGATGCACAGGCTGTTGCTGGTACTTTAGCAGAATTTTATGAGGCTCAGGCTCGGTGGGGAAGAGAAATATCTGACGAAGAACGTGAGAAAATGTTAAAAGAAGCAGCTAGAGCTAAGATTGCTAGAGTAGTCAAGCGGCTTGAACATAAACTTGAGCTT TCCCAGGCGAAGAAGCTTAAAGCAGAGAAAATTTTAGCTAAGATTGTGGACTCCTGGATTCCTGCTGGTCCTTCTGATGATCTGGAAACAATAACAGAGGAGGAAAGGGTCATGTACCGCAGAGTTGGATTAAGAATGAAGTCATACCTGCCACTTG GTATTCGTGGCGTCTTTGATGGTGTTATTGAGAACATGCATCTGCATTGGAAACACAGAGAACTTGTAAAGTTAATATCAAAGGAAAAAGAACTTGCTTTTGTTGAAGAAACAGCTAGACTTTTGGAATATGAAAGTGGTGGGATTCTAGTGGCAATAGATAAAGTGCCAAAAGGTTATGCTCTTATTTTCTACCGTGGGAAGAACTATAGGCGGCCCATCAGCCTCAGGCCAAGGAACCTTCTGACAAAAGCAAAAGCACTAAAACGTAGAGTGGCACTACAGCGTTACGAGG CTCTCAGTCAGCATATGACCGAGCTGGAGACATCGATAGAGCAAACGAAAAGGCAAATT GGTGATGTTGGTAATGCAGGCATCAATAATAGCAACTTGGAGGCACTTATTCAATTCAATCATGTCTCAGAATTTTCCCAA AGTGAAGATGAAGCTTCATCGCTGGAGTCTGATGGTGACGAGGATGAAGATCCTGAATGGGAAAATGATGATGATTCAGAATACTCCAGTCTCGAGGACATTTAG
- the LOC107800405 gene encoding uncharacterized protein LOC107800405 has translation MTGDGLSAKMAGMSKNQLHDIMSQMKTLVEQNQHQARQILIQNPSLTRALFQAQIMLGMVQPPQAIPAIQPTGALNPQPSVSQLPRSNVQTTTSLSGQIGIQEQTRKQQQNQPAPIVPSASRPPSNLQSPSLPSYPLQSVQQPKGHSGAQATPISLPQTSQVPNMPSLPHHSASPLQSHLQSQMPPASSQLEQPMQTSGNQHLTMQPQIPPQVRPPMQPFPHQLHPYMGPNSGFPQSGAPQHHHHSQPTYHPAPRPPASMGPSFLPGQPPVPSQLPPQSLYQRGGSHLRPEFNQVGSSMQADRVSPWIPSLPENTSGTQLPGPPPFTGQMGPSSQPSRPAALSPEMENALLQQVRSLTPEQINMLPPEQRNQVLQLQQMLR, from the exons ATGACCGGAGATGGATTATCGGCGAAAATGGCCGGAATGTCCAAAAACCAGCTCCACGACATTATGTCTCAGATGAAG ACGCTAGTGGAACAAAACCAGCACCAAGCAAGGCAAATTCTCATTCAAAACCCTAGCTTGACTAGGGCACTCTTTCAG GCACAAATAATGCTCGGGATGGTGCAGCCCCCACAAGCA ATTCCAGCCATCCAGCCGACAGGAGCATTGAATCCTCAGCCTTCAGTATCTCAGCTTCCACGGTCAAATGTCCAGACCACTACATCGTTGTCAGGGCAAATCGGCATTCAGGAACAAACAAGAAAGCAGCAGCAGAATCAACCTGCTCCAATAGTGCCATCCGCTTCTCGTCCACCCTCAAACCTTCAATCCCCATCCTTGCCGTCTTATCCATTGCAGTCGGTGCAGCAGCCAAAAGGACATAGTGGTGCTCAAGCCACACCAATCTCTTTACCACAAACTTCTCAAGTTCCTAACATGCCATCGCTTCCTCATCATTCTGCTTCACCACTGCAATCTCATCTTCAATCACAGATGCCTCCGGCATCCTCCCAGTTGGAACAACCAATGCAAACTAGTGGCAACCAACACCTCACTATGCAACCACAGATACCACCACAAGTGAGACCACCAATGCAACCTTTCCCCCATCAACTTCACCCTTACATGGGACCCAATAGTGGTTTTCCGCAATCTGGAGCACCTCAGCACCACCATCATTCTCAGCCTACTTATCAT CCTGCGCCGAGGCCTCCAGCAAGCATGGGACCTTCTTTTCTACCGGGACAACCACCAGTTCCAAGTCAGCTGCCACCCCAGTCGCTATATCAG AGGGGAGGTTCACATTTGAGACCAGAGTTCAATCAAGTTGGAAGTTCTATGCAAGCAGATCGAGTATCTCCTTGGATTCCCAGCTTACCAGAGAATACATCAGGAACACAGCTCCCAGGACCACCACCATTCACTGGCCAGATGGGCCCGAGCAGTCAGCCTTCTAGACCGGCAGCA CTGAGTCCGGAGATGGAGAATGCACTTCTTCAGCAAGTAAGGAGTCTGACCCCGGAACAGATTAACATGCTACCTCCAGAGCAAAGGAATCAAGTGCTTCAGTTGCAACAAATGCTCCGTTAA
- the LOC107800404 gene encoding CRM-domain containing factor CFM3, chloroplastic/mitochondrial isoform X2 produces the protein MALSTAKFTELPPHLFSSFSTPSTRPAFSLFLKPFSSLRRTGGNTRTNNRDQRKPYRDSNSNSTPVKSKPNKSHSSTWLNKWPNTSPSVEHSSSNSRTFDSNTETKYFDENTSRVGTTAIERIVLRLRNLGLGSDDEDENEEEENSNLNSSSAVPSNGEEEKLGDLLKRDWVRPDMILGESDDDEGDDTLLPWERNVEEGEVVVEEQRGGKRRTVKAPTLAELTIEDEELRRLRRNGMTLRERVSVPKAGITGAVLEKIHDAWRKNELVRLKFHEVLAHDMRTGHEIVERRTGGLVIWRAGSVMVVYRGSNYEGPSLRSRSVNENGNALFVPDVSSDKSIAKDDKSSNPVIENRNQVHPHRVQSMTEEEAEFNRLLDGLGPRYEDWWGTGVIPVDADLLPQTIPGYKTPFRLLPTGMRSRLTNAEMTNLRKIAKSLPCHFALGRNRNHQGLAAAIIKLWEKSLVVKIAVKRGIQNTNNKLMAEELKKLTGGVLLLRNKYYIIFYRGKDFLPPTVAAALAERQEITKQIQDVEEKTRSGPAEPAPLATDAQAVAGTLAEFYEAQARWGREISDEEREKMLKEAARAKIARVVKRLEHKLELSQAKKLKAEKILAKIVDSWIPAGPSDDLETITEEERVMYRRVGLRMKSYLPLGIRGVFDGVIENMHLHWKHRELVKLISKEKELAFVEETARLLEYESGGILVAIDKVPKGYALIFYRGKNYRRPISLRPRNLLTKAKALKRRVALQRYEVFHLTFSI, from the exons ATGGCCTTATCGACGGCGAAATTCACAGAATTGCCACCACATTTGTTCTCCTCGTTTTCTACTCCTTCTACTCGACCTGCATTCTCTCTTTTCCTTAAACCCTTCTCATCTCTTCGCCGCACCGGCGgcaacaccagaaccaacaacaGGGATCAACGGAAACCCTACCGAGATTCAAATTCCAATTCTACCCCTGTGAAGTCCAAGCCAAACAAATCTCACTCTTCTACTTGGCTAAATAAATGGCCCAACACATCTCCTTCAGTAGAACATTCGTCGTCCAATTCTAGAACCTTCGATTCCAACACGGAAACTAAATACTTCGACGAGAACACTAGTAGAGTAGGGACCACCGCCATAGAGAGGATTGTACTCCGTTTGAGAAACTTAGGATTAGGCTCTGACGATGAAGAtgaaaatgaggaagaggaaaattcgaatttgaattctaGTTCGGCAGTGCCGAGTAATGGCGAAGAAGAGAAATTAGGGGATTTACTGAAGAGAGATTGGGTCCGACCGGATATGATATTGGGAGAGAGTGATGATGACGAGGGAGATGATACATTGTTGCCGTGGGAACGGAATGTAGAGGAGGGAGAGGTGGTGGTGGAGGAGCAGAGGGGAGGGAAGAGGAGGACAGTGAAGGCACCAACATTGGCTGAGCTAACAATTGAGGATGAGGAATTGAGGAGGCTGAGGAGGAATGGTATGACTTTGAGAGAAAGGGTGAGTGTACCTAAGGCTGGGATTACAGGAGCAGTGTTGGAGAAGATTCACGATGCGTGGAGGAAGAATGAGCTGGTTAGGCTCAAGTTTCATGAGGTTTTGGCTCATGATATGAGGACTGGCCACGAGATTGTTGAG CGTCGAACAGGAGGGCTTGTGATATggagggctgggagcgttatggtGGTGTATCGAGGAAGTAACTATGAGGGGCCTTCTTTGAGATCTCGATCCGTGAATGAGAACGGCAATGCTCTCTTTGTTCCTGATGTTTCCTCTGATAAATCTATTGCAAAAGACGACAAAAGCTCTAATCCAGTTATAGAGAATCGTAATCAAGTTCATCCTCATCGTGTCCAAAGCATGACTGAGGAGGAAGCAGAATTCAATAGGCTATTAGATGGTTTAGGCCCACGTTATGAGGATTGGTGGGGTACGGGGGTGATTCCTGTTGATGCCGATTTGCTCCCCCAGACAATTCCTGGCTATAAAACACCTTTCCGGCTTCTTCCTACTGGAATGAGATCACGCCTAACAAATGCAGAAATGACTAATTTACGGAAAATTGCTAAATCACTTCCTTGTCATTTTGCTCTCG GAAGAAACAGAAATCATCAAGGGCTGGCTGCTGCTATAATCAAGCTTTGGGAGAAAAGTTTAGTTGTTAAAATTGCAGTCAAACGTGGAATTCAGAATACAAACAACAAGCTGATGGCTGAGGAGTTAAAG AAATTAACAGGGGGAGTCCTACTTCTGAGAAACAAATATTACATTATCTTTTATCGAGGAAAAGATTTCCTCCCACCTACTGTTGCGGCTGCTTTAGCAGAAAGGCAAGAGATAACAAAACAGATCCAAGATGTTGAAGAGAAAACGCGGAGCGGGCCTGCTGAACCGGCACCGTTGGCCACAGATGCACAGGCTGTTGCTGGTACTTTAGCAGAATTTTATGAGGCTCAGGCTCGGTGGGGAAGAGAAATATCTGACGAAGAACGTGAGAAAATGTTAAAAGAAGCAGCTAGAGCTAAGATTGCTAGAGTAGTCAAGCGGCTTGAACATAAACTTGAGCTT TCCCAGGCGAAGAAGCTTAAAGCAGAGAAAATTTTAGCTAAGATTGTGGACTCCTGGATTCCTGCTGGTCCTTCTGATGATCTGGAAACAATAACAGAGGAGGAAAGGGTCATGTACCGCAGAGTTGGATTAAGAATGAAGTCATACCTGCCACTTG GTATTCGTGGCGTCTTTGATGGTGTTATTGAGAACATGCATCTGCATTGGAAACACAGAGAACTTGTAAAGTTAATATCAAAGGAAAAAGAACTTGCTTTTGTTGAAGAAACAGCTAGACTTTTGGAATATGAAAGTGGTGGGATTCTAGTGGCAATAGATAAAGTGCCAAAAGGTTATGCTCTTATTTTCTACCGTGGGAAGAACTATAGGCGGCCCATCAGCCTCAGGCCAAGGAACCTTCTGACAAAAGCAAAAGCACTAAAACGTAGAGTGGCACTACAGCGTTACGAGGTTTTTCATCTTACAT TCAGCATATGA